From the Argopecten irradians isolate NY chromosome 13, Ai_NY, whole genome shotgun sequence genome, one window contains:
- the LOC138306791 gene encoding cytoplasmic aconitate hydratase-like isoform X3, producing MRDAVKRLEGDPNKINPVCPVDLVIDHSIQVDVARSLLNSPNPGGGQRSCQRLGSTSCSQCSLQKKQPYICPQQQQAGVDALEKNQELEFERNKERFVFLKWGAKALQNMMIVPPGSGIVHQVNLEYLAKVVFDSGNILYPDSLVGTDSHTTMINGLGVVGWGVGGIEAEAVMLGQAISMVLPQVVGYKLTGVVNPLVTSTDVVLTITKNLRQIGVVGKFVEFFGSGVEHLSIADRATISNMCPEYGATIGFFPVDGKSLEYLRQTGRHDDKIQQIEKYLNAVHMFRNYGDPSQDPVFSQIVELDLSTIVSCCSGPKRPHDKVAVTDMKTDFQACLNNKVGFKGFAIPSDRQSVKAPIVFDNQEYLLSHGSVVIAAITSCTNTSNPSVMLGAGLLAKKAVEAGLSVNPYIKTSLSPGSGVVTYYLRESGVTPFLQKLGFDIVGYGCMTCIGNSGPLPEAVSEAIEKNDLVACGVLSGNRNFEGRIHPLTRANYLASPPLVIAYALAGTVLIDFETQALGTNSEGKDVFLRDIWPTREEIQEVEKQFVVPAMFTDVYSRITAGNKRWNALEAPSDILYPWDSKSTYIKSPPFFETMTKELPTQTGLKDACVLLNLGDSVTTDHISPAGSIARNSSAARYLATRGLTPRQFNSYGSRRGNDAVMTRGTFANIRLVNKFVSKAGPRTVYLPNGEEMDIFDAAERYRSEGQQVIVLAGKDYGSGSSRDWAAKGPWMLGIKAVIAESYERIHRSNLVGMGIIPFQYLPGQTAESLGLTGKERFSVDLPGDISAGQVMTVQLNDGRTFDVCCRFDTDVELAYFRHGGILNYMIRQML from the exons TTTGTTGAACTCTCCCAACCCTGGtggaggtcaaaggtcatgtcAAAGGTTAGGGTCAACCTCTTGCTCGCAGTGTTCCCTGCAAAAAAAGCAGCCGTATATTTGCCCGCAACAGCAGCAGGCAGG TGTCGATGCATTAGAGAAAAATCAGGAACTGGAATTTGAGAGGAACAAGGAACGTTTTGTGTTCCTCAAG TGGGGAGCTAAAGCCTTACAGAACATGATGATTGTCCCCCCTGGCTCTGGAATCGTCCACCAGGTGAACCTCGAGTATCTGGCCAAGGTTGTGTTTGACTCTGGTAACATCCTCTACCCAGACAGTCTGGTTGgtactgattctcacaccacgATGATCAACGGTCTCGGCGTCGTCGGCTGGG GTGTGGGAGGTATAGAAGCTGAGGCGGTCATGTTGGGACAGGCTATCAGCATGGTACTACCACAAGTTGTTGGATACAAACTGACCGGAGTGGTCAATCCTTTGGTTACTTCCACAGACGTTGTACTGACCATCACCAAG AATCTACGACAGATTGGCGTTGTTGGTAAATTTGTTGAATTTTTCGGCTCTGGTGTAGAGCACCTGTCCATCGCTGACCGTGCCACGATCTCCAACATGTGTCCAGAGTATGGAGCCACGATCGGGTTTTTCCCTGTGGACGGGAAAAGTCTGGAATATCTTCGTCAGACAG GTCGTCATGACGACAAGATACAACAAATAGAGAAATACCTCAATGCTGTTCACATGTTCCGTAACTATGGTGACCCCTCACAGGATCCTGTTTTCTCACAG ATTGTGGAGCTTGACCTTTCCACCATTGTGTCCTGTTGTTCTGGCCCCAAGCGACCCCATGATAAGGTGGCGGTGACGGACATGAAGACAGACTTCCAGGCTTGTCTTAACAACAAGGTCGGCTTCAAG GGGTTCGCCATTCCGTCCGACCGCCAGTCAGTCAAAGCTCCAATTGTTTTCGATAACCAAGAATACCTATTGTCACACGGCTCTGTTGTCATAGCAGCCATCACCAGCTGTACCAATACCAGTAACCCGTCAGTCATGTTGGGGGCGGGGCTTCTAGCCAAGAAGGCTGTGGAGGCGGGGCTTAGCGTCAATCCATACATCAAGACGAGTTTGTCGCCCGGCAGCGGGGTCGTGACCTATTACCTGCGGGAAAGTGGAGTGACACCTTTCCTACAGAAACTGGG ATTTGATATTGTGGGTTATGGCTGCATGACATGTATAGGTAACAGCGGCCCACTTCCCGAGGCTGTGTCAGAGGCCATAGAAAAG AATGACTTAGTAGCATGTGGTGTGCTGTCTGGGAATCGCAACTTTGAAGGTCGAATCCATCCACTGACTCGAGCAAACTACCTCGCGTCCCCACCGCTGGTTATAGCCTACGCTCTGGCAGGAACTGTGCTGATTGATTTTGAAACACAGGCTCTAG GAACTAATAGTGAAGGAAAGGACGTGTTTCTCAGGGATATTTGGCCGACGCGAGAAGAAATCCAG GAGGTAGAGAAGCAGTTTGTTGTTCCTGCCATGTTCACAGACGTGTACTCTAGAATCACA GCTGGTAACAAACGCTGGAATGCCTTAGAAGCTCCATCAGATATCCTATACCCATGGGACTCAAAGTCCACCTACATCAAATCACCACCCTTCTTTGAGACTATG ACAAAAGAGTTACCAACCCAGACAGGATTAAAAGATGCCTGTGTGCTGCTGAACCTTGGTGACTCTGTGACTACTGATCATATATCTCCTGCGGGGAGCATCGCCCGAAACAGCTCCGCCGCCCGCTACCTAGCCACTCGTGG GTTGACTCCGAGGCAGTTCAACTCGTACGGTTCTCGACGCGGCAACGATGCAGTGATGACCCGCGGAACATTCGCAAACATCCGATTGGTCAATAAGTTTGTCTCTAAGGCAGGGCCAAGAACTGTGTATCTACCCAATGGAGAAGAG ATGGATATTTTTGACGCAGCAGAGCGGTACCGCAGTGAAGGCCAGCAGGTCATTGTGTTGGCCGGGAAGGATTACGGATCAGGATCGTCACGAGACTGGGCCGCTAAAGGGCCCTGGATGTTG GGAATCAAAGCTGTGATAGCGGAGAGTTACGAGAGGATTCATCGGAGTAACTTGGTCGGCATGGGTATCATACCATTCCAGTACCTACCAGGTCAGACGGCCGAAAGTCTGGGACTCACCGGCAAGGAACGATTCAGTGTAGACCTCCCGGGGGACATCAGCGCTGGACAGGTCATGACCGTTCAG CTAAATGATGGACGCACATTTGATGTATGCTGCCGGTTCGACACAGACGTGGAGTTAGCGTACTTCAGACACGGGGGTATCCTTAACTACATGATACGACAAATGTTGTAG